The following proteins are co-located in the Polymorphospora rubra genome:
- a CDS encoding rhamnulokinase — protein sequence MPPRGAPGTGAGSPSGADLPAGSAARARPGAAPHPGGTTPAGVAAVDLGASSGRVVLGQVGPDTLHLTVAHRFANEPVRVGGTLHWDILALFREALTGLRAAGPVASIGVDSWAVDYGLVDASGALLGNPVHYRDTRTDGVLEQVTRRLGAERLYATTGLAQLPFNTLYQLTAAVATPQFGAAHRLLMIPDLIAYWLTGQVGAEITNASTTQLYDVHTRTWADGLMADAGIPRHLFPPLREPGTRIGPTLPGLDLPGTPDVVAVGSHDTASAVVAVPASGEHFAYISCGTWSLVGVELDRPVLTGASRRANFTNEGGVDGTIRYLRNVMGLWPLQECLRSWGGPDLAGLLAAAAREPAFRSVVDIDDPAFLPPGDMPDRIAGACRRSGQPTPRSPAAVVRCIVDSLALAHRRAVHQVQELSGRHVDAVHIVGGGARNALLCQLTADACGLPVLAGPVEATAIGNVLVQARAAGAVGGDLAALRRLVRQTQRIVRYEPERGSGAARADERRVEV from the coding sequence ATGCCGCCGAGGGGTGCCCCGGGGACCGGGGCCGGGTCCCCGTCCGGGGCGGACCTGCCGGCCGGGTCCGCGGCCCGGGCCCGGCCCGGTGCGGCACCGCACCCCGGTGGCACCACGCCGGCCGGCGTCGCCGCCGTCGATCTCGGCGCCTCCAGCGGCCGGGTGGTCCTCGGCCAGGTCGGCCCGGACACCCTGCACCTGACGGTGGCGCACCGGTTCGCCAACGAGCCGGTGCGCGTCGGCGGGACGCTGCACTGGGACATCCTGGCGCTCTTCCGCGAGGCGCTGACCGGGCTCCGCGCGGCCGGCCCGGTGGCCAGCATCGGCGTCGACTCCTGGGCGGTCGACTACGGCCTGGTCGACGCCTCGGGTGCGCTGCTCGGCAATCCGGTGCACTACCGCGACACGCGTACCGACGGCGTCCTGGAGCAGGTCACGCGGCGGCTCGGCGCCGAACGTCTCTACGCCACCACCGGTCTTGCGCAACTGCCGTTCAACACCCTCTACCAACTCACCGCGGCCGTCGCCACGCCGCAGTTCGGCGCCGCCCACCGGCTGCTCATGATCCCGGATCTGATCGCCTACTGGCTGACCGGGCAGGTCGGCGCCGAGATCACCAACGCCTCCACCACCCAGCTGTACGACGTACACACCCGCACCTGGGCGGATGGCCTGATGGCCGACGCAGGCATTCCCCGGCACCTCTTCCCGCCGTTGCGGGAGCCCGGCACCCGGATCGGGCCGACGCTGCCCGGGCTGGACCTGCCGGGTACGCCGGACGTGGTGGCGGTCGGCTCCCACGACACCGCCTCGGCCGTGGTCGCGGTGCCCGCCAGCGGCGAACACTTCGCCTACATCTCCTGCGGCACCTGGTCGCTGGTCGGCGTCGAGCTGGACCGACCGGTGCTCACCGGGGCCAGCCGCCGGGCGAACTTCACCAACGAGGGCGGCGTCGACGGCACGATCCGCTACCTGCGTAACGTCATGGGTCTGTGGCCGTTGCAGGAATGCCTGCGCAGCTGGGGCGGACCCGACCTGGCCGGCCTGCTCGCCGCCGCCGCGCGCGAACCCGCGTTCCGCAGCGTGGTCGACATCGACGACCCGGCGTTCCTGCCGCCCGGCGACATGCCGGACCGCATCGCCGGGGCGTGCCGCCGTTCCGGGCAGCCGACGCCGCGGTCTCCGGCCGCCGTCGTCCGCTGCATCGTCGACAGCCTGGCGCTCGCCCACCGCCGGGCGGTCCACCAGGTGCAGGAACTCTCCGGCCGGCACGTCGACGCGGTGCACATCGTCGGGGGAGGGGCGCGCAACGCCCTGCTGTGCCAGCTCACCGCGGATGCCTGCGGGCTGCCGGTGCTGGCGGGGCCGGTGGAGGCCACCGCGATCGGCAACGTGCTGGTGCAGGCCCGGGCCGCCGGTGCGGTCGGCGGCGACCTCGCTGCGCTGCGCCGGCTGGTACGACAGACTCAGCGGATAGTGCGCTACGAGCCCGAACGCGGCTCCGGGGCGGCGCGGGCGGATGAACGGCGGGTGGAGGTGTGA
- a CDS encoding bifunctional aldolase/short-chain dehydrogenase, which produces MTNPAVRDLLDRSNRLGADPANTNYAGGNTSTKGVETDPVTGEPTDLLWVKGSGGDLGTLTEHGLAALRLDRLRCLVDVYPGVEREDEMVAAFDYCLHGRGGAAPSIDTAMHGLVDVTHVDHLHPDSGIAIATAADGPELTRKIFGDRVLWVPWRRPGFQLGLDIAAAQRANPQAIGVILGGHGITAWGATSDDCEANSREIIVTAARYIAEHGRPEPFGKLVYEPLPEPERQARAAALLPVLRGLASTDRAQVGHYTDSDVVLDFVGRERMAELSALGTSCPDHFLRTKVRPMVLDLPPTAGLAETVARLRELHAVYRADYRAYYERYAEADSPALRGADPAIVLVPGVGMFSFGANKQTARVAGEFYVNAVNVMRGAEAVSAYAPIDEAEKFRIEYWALEEAKLQRMPKPRPLSTRIALVTGAGSGIGRAIAHRIAAEGACVVVTDRDAVAARTVAAEIGGPDAAVAVPLDVTDEEQVAAAVRAAVLAFGGVDLVVNNAGLSLSKSLLDTTARDWDRQHDVMAKGSFLVSREVARVLVAQGMGGDIVYIASKNAVFAGPNNVAYGAAKADQAHQVRLLAAELGAHGVRVNGVNPDGVVRGSGIFAGGWGADRAAVYGVPEEKLGEFYAQRTLLKREVLPEHVANAVFALTAGDLSHTTGLHIPVDAGVAAAFLR; this is translated from the coding sequence ATGACGAACCCCGCGGTGCGTGACCTGTTGGACCGCAGCAACCGGCTCGGCGCCGATCCGGCGAACACCAACTACGCCGGCGGCAACACCTCCACCAAAGGGGTGGAGACCGATCCGGTGACCGGCGAACCCACCGACCTGCTCTGGGTCAAGGGTTCCGGCGGTGACCTCGGCACCCTCACCGAGCACGGGTTGGCCGCACTCCGGTTGGACCGGCTCCGGTGCCTGGTCGACGTCTACCCCGGTGTGGAGCGCGAGGACGAGATGGTCGCCGCGTTCGACTACTGCCTGCACGGGCGCGGCGGAGCGGCACCGTCCATCGACACCGCGATGCACGGTCTGGTCGACGTGACACACGTCGACCACCTGCACCCGGACTCGGGAATCGCGATCGCCACCGCCGCCGACGGGCCGGAGCTGACCCGGAAGATCTTCGGCGACCGCGTGCTCTGGGTGCCGTGGCGCCGGCCCGGCTTCCAGTTGGGACTCGACATCGCCGCCGCGCAGCGGGCCAACCCGCAGGCCATCGGTGTCATCCTGGGTGGGCACGGCATCACCGCCTGGGGCGCCACCAGCGACGACTGCGAGGCCAACTCCCGCGAGATCATCGTCACCGCGGCCCGGTACATCGCCGAGCACGGTCGGCCCGAGCCGTTCGGGAAGCTGGTGTACGAGCCGCTGCCCGAGCCGGAGCGGCAGGCCCGCGCCGCCGCGCTCCTACCGGTGCTGCGTGGTCTCGCCTCCACCGACCGGGCGCAGGTGGGCCACTACACCGACAGCGACGTGGTGCTCGACTTCGTCGGCCGCGAGCGGATGGCGGAACTGTCCGCGCTGGGCACGTCGTGCCCGGACCACTTCCTGCGGACGAAGGTCCGCCCGATGGTGCTCGACCTGCCGCCCACCGCCGGGCTGGCGGAGACCGTCGCGCGGCTCAGGGAGTTGCACGCCGTCTACCGCGCGGACTACCGCGCCTACTACGAGCGGTACGCCGAGGCGGACAGCCCGGCCCTGCGCGGCGCCGACCCGGCCATCGTGCTGGTGCCGGGCGTCGGCATGTTCAGCTTCGGGGCGAACAAGCAGACCGCGCGGGTCGCCGGGGAGTTCTACGTCAACGCCGTCAACGTGATGCGGGGCGCCGAGGCGGTCTCGGCGTACGCCCCGATCGACGAGGCGGAGAAGTTCCGCATCGAGTACTGGGCGCTGGAGGAGGCGAAGCTCCAGCGGATGCCGAAGCCCAGGCCGCTTTCCACCCGTATCGCGCTGGTCACCGGCGCCGGGTCCGGCATCGGCCGGGCGATCGCCCACCGGATCGCCGCCGAGGGCGCCTGCGTCGTGGTCACCGACCGGGACGCCGTCGCCGCCCGGACCGTCGCGGCCGAGATCGGCGGCCCGGACGCCGCCGTCGCCGTGCCGCTCGACGTCACCGACGAGGAGCAGGTGGCCGCCGCCGTCCGGGCGGCGGTGCTCGCCTTCGGCGGGGTCGACCTGGTGGTCAACAACGCCGGGCTGTCGCTGTCGAAGTCGTTGCTGGACACCACCGCCCGCGACTGGGACCGGCAACACGACGTGATGGCCAAGGGGTCGTTCCTGGTTTCCCGGGAGGTCGCCCGGGTGCTCGTCGCCCAGGGCATGGGCGGCGACATCGTCTACATCGCCAGCAAGAACGCGGTGTTCGCCGGCCCGAACAACGTCGCGTACGGCGCGGCAAAGGCGGACCAGGCGCACCAGGTCCGGCTGCTCGCCGCCGAGTTGGGCGCGCACGGTGTGCGGGTCAACGGTGTCAACCCGGACGGGGTGGTGCGCGGCTCCGGCATCTTCGCCGGCGGTTGGGGCGCCGACCGGGCCGCCGTGTACGGCGTACCCGAGGAGAAGCTCGGCGAGTTCTACGCGCAACGCACCCTGCTCAAGCGGGAGGTGCTGCCGGAGCACGTCGCCAACGCCGTCTTCGCCCTCACCGCGGGCGACCTGTCGCACACCACCGGCCTGCACATCCCGGTCGACGCCGGCGTCGCCGCCGCCTTCCTGCGGTGA
- the rhaI gene encoding L-rhamnose isomerase, translated as MTEIDPSTRRRVLDALREQRIETPSWAYGNSGTRFKVFTQPGVPRDPYEKVADAATVHRFTGVAPTVALHVPWDRVDDYAALAGYAGEQGVELGTVNANVFQDDDYKLGSVTNPDPAVRRKAIGHLLECVDVMDATGSRDLKLWFSDGTNYPGQDNTRERQDRLAEALRQAYDRLTGEQRLLLEYKLFEPAFYLTDVPDWGTAYAHCLELGDRAQVVIDTGHHAPGTNIEFIVAFLLRAGKLGAFDFNSRFYADDDLMAGAADPFQLFRIMHEIVQADALRPSYGIAFMLDQCHNIEPKVQAVIRSVLNVQEATAKALLVDVAALTAAQRCGDVLEANAALMDAYHTDVRPLLRELREELGLDPDPVAAYKRSGHLERVTAERVGGQQAGWGA; from the coding sequence ATGACCGAGATCGACCCGAGCACCCGCCGGCGGGTCCTCGACGCCCTGCGGGAGCAGCGCATCGAGACCCCGTCCTGGGCTTACGGCAACTCGGGTACCCGGTTCAAGGTGTTCACCCAGCCGGGCGTGCCCCGCGACCCGTACGAGAAGGTGGCGGACGCGGCGACCGTGCACCGCTTCACCGGTGTCGCGCCGACCGTGGCCCTGCACGTCCCGTGGGACCGGGTGGACGACTACGCCGCGCTGGCCGGGTACGCCGGGGAACAGGGCGTCGAACTGGGCACCGTCAACGCCAACGTGTTCCAGGACGACGACTACAAGCTGGGCTCGGTCACCAACCCCGACCCGGCGGTCCGCCGCAAGGCGATCGGGCACCTCCTGGAGTGCGTCGACGTCATGGACGCCACCGGGTCGCGGGACCTCAAGCTGTGGTTCTCCGACGGCACCAACTACCCCGGACAGGACAACACCCGCGAGCGGCAGGACCGCCTCGCGGAGGCGCTGCGGCAGGCGTACGACCGGCTCACCGGCGAGCAGCGGCTACTGCTGGAGTACAAGCTGTTCGAGCCGGCGTTCTATCTGACCGACGTGCCGGACTGGGGCACCGCGTACGCGCACTGCCTCGAACTCGGTGACCGGGCCCAGGTGGTCATCGACACCGGCCACCACGCACCGGGTACCAACATCGAGTTCATCGTGGCCTTCCTGCTGCGCGCCGGGAAACTCGGCGCCTTCGACTTCAACTCACGCTTCTACGCCGACGACGACCTGATGGCGGGCGCGGCGGACCCGTTCCAACTGTTCCGGATCATGCACGAGATCGTCCAGGCCGACGCGTTGCGCCCGTCCTACGGCATCGCGTTCATGCTCGACCAGTGCCACAACATCGAACCGAAGGTGCAGGCGGTCATCCGGTCGGTGCTCAACGTCCAGGAGGCGACCGCCAAGGCGCTCCTGGTGGACGTGGCGGCGCTGACCGCCGCCCAGCGCTGCGGCGACGTGCTGGAGGCCAACGCCGCGCTGATGGACGCGTACCACACCGACGTCCGGCCGTTGCTGCGCGAACTGCGCGAGGAGCTGGGGCTGGACCCGGACCCGGTCGCGGCCTACAAGCGCTCCGGCCACCTGGAGCGGGTCACGGCCGAGCGGGTCGGTGGTCAGCAGGCGGGTTGGGGCGCCTGA
- the rhaS gene encoding rhamnose ABC transporter substrate-binding protein: MRIRRTRIVATAVLAAVALTLGACAEDTDTGGDTGAGANPSGTIKEGLKVTFLPKQVNNPYFDTSDNQGGKPAVEEFKGQYAQTGPSEASPSAQVSYINTLSQQGTDVIIIAANDQDAVCGSLTEARAAGATVVTYDSDTKPECRDAFVNQATSEGIAQSQIKLISDAVGPDGGEIAILSATANATNQNAWIELMKTELAKPEYSKLKLVATVYGDDQDEKSFQEAQGLLSRYPNLKGIISPTTVGVAAAARYLSGSSYKGQVQLTGLGTPNQMREYVKDGTVKAFALWNPTDLGYLAAYTGAALASGIITGKEGETFTAGKLGEFTVGANGEVLLGEPFEFNATNIDQFNF, encoded by the coding sequence ATGAGGATCAGACGTACCCGGATCGTCGCGACCGCGGTGCTGGCCGCCGTCGCCCTCACCCTCGGCGCCTGCGCCGAGGACACCGACACCGGTGGCGACACCGGCGCCGGCGCCAATCCCTCCGGCACCATCAAGGAGGGCCTCAAGGTCACCTTCCTGCCCAAGCAGGTCAACAACCCGTACTTCGACACCTCCGACAACCAGGGCGGCAAGCCGGCGGTCGAGGAGTTCAAGGGCCAGTACGCCCAGACCGGCCCGTCCGAGGCGAGCCCGTCGGCCCAGGTGTCGTACATCAACACGCTCTCCCAGCAGGGCACCGACGTCATCATCATCGCGGCGAACGACCAGGACGCCGTCTGCGGCTCGCTGACCGAGGCCCGGGCGGCCGGGGCGACGGTCGTCACCTACGACTCGGACACCAAGCCGGAGTGCCGGGACGCCTTCGTCAACCAGGCCACCTCGGAGGGCATCGCCCAGTCGCAGATCAAGCTGATCTCCGACGCGGTCGGTCCCGACGGCGGCGAGATCGCCATCCTGTCGGCGACCGCGAACGCGACGAACCAGAACGCCTGGATCGAGCTGATGAAGACCGAACTGGCCAAGCCGGAGTACAGCAAGCTCAAGCTGGTGGCCACGGTCTACGGCGACGACCAGGACGAGAAGTCGTTCCAGGAGGCCCAGGGCCTGCTGTCCCGCTACCCGAACCTGAAGGGCATCATCTCGCCGACCACCGTCGGTGTCGCCGCCGCGGCCCGCTACCTTTCCGGCTCGTCCTACAAGGGCCAGGTCCAGCTCACCGGGCTCGGCACGCCCAACCAGATGCGCGAGTACGTCAAGGACGGCACCGTCAAGGCGTTCGCCCTGTGGAACCCCACCGACCTCGGTTACCTCGCCGCGTACACCGGTGCGGCGCTCGCCTCCGGGATCATCACCGGCAAGGAGGGGGAGACGTTCACCGCCGGCAAGCTCGGCGAGTTCACCGTCGGCGCGAACGGTGAGGTGCTGCTCGGCGAACCGTTCGAGTTCAACGCCACCAACATCGACCAGTTCAACTTCTGA
- a CDS encoding ABC transporter permease, with product MTTADVRPQPVAPPQRPGPDRESGARLTHRLFVVRELGILLALVLLVAVTFGVNQRFLSAQNVKDLLLGSTILAILAVGQAIVIITRNVDLSVGSILGLSAFGTGVLFVNNPGVPIPLAILIGVTLGAVCGAVNGGLIAAARVPALVVTLGTLYVFRGIDHTWATGRQINAADMPRDFLRMGTATVLGVPVLALFAVAVLVAAGYLLRNYRSGRELYAIGSDPDAARLSGIAVGRRVFFAFVASGALAGLAGVLYAARFGTLDANAGLGIELNVVAAVVVGGVAIFGGSGSVYGAALGAVLLTTIGSALPVLGVTPFWQRAAVGALILAAIGLDRALAVRMARRLRGGKTRGN from the coding sequence ATGACCACGGCAGACGTACGGCCCCAGCCGGTCGCCCCGCCGCAGCGGCCCGGACCGGACCGGGAGTCCGGCGCCCGCCTGACGCACCGGCTGTTCGTCGTGCGCGAACTGGGCATCCTGCTCGCGCTGGTGCTCCTGGTCGCGGTGACCTTCGGCGTCAACCAGCGCTTCCTGTCCGCGCAGAACGTCAAGGACCTGCTGCTCGGTTCGACCATTCTGGCCATCCTCGCGGTCGGCCAGGCCATCGTGATCATCACCCGCAACGTGGACCTGTCGGTCGGCTCGATCCTCGGCCTGTCCGCGTTCGGCACCGGCGTGCTGTTCGTCAACAACCCCGGCGTACCGATCCCGCTGGCCATCCTGATCGGGGTCACGCTCGGCGCGGTCTGCGGCGCGGTCAACGGCGGCCTGATCGCGGCGGCCCGCGTACCGGCCCTGGTGGTCACCCTCGGCACGCTCTACGTGTTCCGCGGCATCGACCACACCTGGGCGACCGGACGCCAGATCAACGCCGCCGACATGCCGCGCGACTTCCTGCGGATGGGCACCGCCACCGTTCTCGGCGTCCCGGTGCTCGCGCTCTTCGCGGTCGCCGTGCTCGTCGCCGCCGGCTACCTGCTGCGCAACTACCGCAGCGGTCGGGAGCTCTACGCGATCGGCTCCGACCCCGACGCCGCCCGGCTGTCCGGCATCGCGGTCGGTCGACGGGTCTTCTTCGCCTTCGTGGCCAGCGGCGCGCTGGCCGGGCTGGCCGGCGTGCTGTACGCGGCCCGGTTCGGCACCCTCGACGCCAACGCCGGGCTCGGTATCGAGCTGAACGTGGTCGCGGCCGTGGTGGTCGGCGGCGTCGCGATCTTCGGTGGCAGCGGGTCGGTGTACGGCGCCGCGCTCGGCGCCGTCCTGCTGACCACCATCGGCAGCGCCCTGCCGGTGCTCGGGGTCACCCCGTTCTGGCAGCGCGCCGCGGTCGGCGCACTCATCCTGGCCGCCATCGGCCTCGACCGGGCGCTCGCCGTCCGCATGGCACGTCGTCTGCGAGGAGGCAAGACCCGTGGCAACTGA
- a CDS encoding sugar ABC transporter ATP-binding protein: MRPVLALESVDKSFGAVAALRNARLDLYAGEAHALVGENGAGKSTLVKILAGVHGPDTGRVLLDGEPVTFGGPADARAAGIAVIYQEPTLFPDLSVAENIFMGRQPLKGLRRIDAPAMRERTDELFARLGVRIDPDRPARGLSIADQQLVEIAKALSFDARVLVMDEPTAALSGVEVERLFAVARSLRDNGAAILFISHRFDEVFSLCQRVTVMRDGRWIATDEIGNLTVDGLVRTMVGRDVAALFPKLETEVGEVRLEVDGLTRHGYFEDVSFTVRGGEIVALAGLVGAGRSEVARAIFGVDRYDAGEVRVDGTRLRGADPPAAINAGLALVPEDRRQQGLVMELSIERNTTLPRRWALSRLGLLFGGSERRSAADWARRLQVKAARNTDPVSTLSGGNQQKVVLAKWLSTEPRVLMIDEPTRGIDVGTKAEVHRLLSQLASEGVAVLMVSSELPEVLGMADRVLVMHEGRLVADIPRDRADEESVMFAATGQRKVVA, translated from the coding sequence GTGCGTCCGGTCTTGGCGCTGGAGAGTGTGGACAAGTCGTTCGGCGCTGTCGCCGCCTTACGCAACGCCCGGCTGGACCTGTACGCCGGCGAGGCGCACGCCCTGGTCGGCGAGAACGGCGCCGGAAAGTCCACCCTGGTGAAGATCCTGGCGGGCGTGCACGGGCCGGACACGGGACGGGTGCTGCTCGACGGCGAGCCGGTCACCTTCGGTGGCCCGGCCGACGCCCGCGCGGCCGGCATCGCCGTCATCTACCAGGAGCCGACCCTGTTCCCGGACCTGTCGGTCGCGGAGAACATCTTCATGGGCCGGCAACCCCTCAAAGGGCTGCGCCGCATCGACGCCCCGGCCATGCGCGAGCGCACCGACGAACTGTTCGCCCGGCTCGGCGTCCGGATCGACCCGGACCGTCCCGCCCGCGGCCTGTCCATCGCCGACCAGCAGCTCGTCGAGATCGCCAAGGCGCTCTCCTTCGACGCCCGGGTGCTGGTGATGGACGAGCCCACGGCGGCCCTGTCCGGCGTCGAGGTCGAACGACTCTTCGCCGTGGCCCGCTCCCTACGCGACAACGGCGCGGCGATCCTGTTCATCTCGCACCGGTTCGACGAGGTGTTCTCGCTCTGTCAACGGGTCACCGTGATGCGCGACGGCCGGTGGATCGCCACCGACGAGATCGGCAACCTCACCGTGGACGGTCTCGTCCGCACCATGGTCGGCCGTGACGTCGCCGCGCTCTTCCCCAAGCTGGAGACCGAGGTGGGCGAGGTACGCCTGGAGGTCGACGGGCTGACCCGGCACGGCTACTTCGAAGACGTCTCCTTCACCGTGCGCGGCGGCGAGATCGTTGCCCTCGCCGGCCTGGTCGGCGCCGGTCGCAGCGAGGTGGCCCGGGCGATCTTCGGCGTGGACCGGTACGACGCCGGTGAGGTCCGCGTCGACGGCACGCGACTGCGCGGGGCCGACCCGCCGGCGGCGATCAACGCCGGCCTGGCCCTCGTGCCCGAGGACCGTCGCCAGCAGGGGCTGGTGATGGAGCTGTCCATCGAGCGCAACACCACGCTGCCGCGCCGGTGGGCCCTGAGCCGCCTGGGGCTGTTGTTCGGCGGCAGCGAGCGGCGTTCGGCGGCGGACTGGGCCAGGCGGTTGCAGGTCAAGGCCGCCCGCAACACCGACCCGGTCTCGACCCTCTCCGGCGGCAACCAGCAGAAGGTCGTGCTGGCCAAGTGGCTGTCCACCGAGCCCCGGGTGCTCATGATCGACGAACCCACGCGCGGCATCGACGTCGGCACGAAAGCCGAGGTGCACCGGCTGCTCTCCCAACTGGCATCCGAGGGCGTGGCGGTCCTGATGGTCTCCAGCGAACTGCCGGAGGTGCTCGGCATGGCCGACCGGGTGCTCGTCATGCACGAGGGTCGGCTCGTCGCCGACATTCCACGCGACCGGGCCGATGAGGAGAGCGTCATGTTCGCCGCGACCGGACAACGGAAGGTCGTCGCATGA
- a CDS encoding LacI family DNA-binding transcriptional regulator: protein MATAGIKEVARRAGVSLGTVSNVLNRPNSVAPATRQRVLDAIAELGYVRNDSARQLRAGQSRTVAIVVLDVANPFFTDVVHGAEQVIEEAGAMLIVCNSGEDSARERRHLELLEEQRVRGVLITPVAHGVQPNLERLHNRGIPVVLVDRGSGQASRCSVAVDDLLGGRLAMEHLLDQGHRRIAYAGGPFSIPQVADRHAGAAAALTERAVATELHVASTGSLTVAAGRRAAEELLTLPAGHRPTAVICANDLIALGVLQQLTERGLRVPDDVAIVGYDDIEFAGAAAVPLSSVRQPREQLGRTAALLLLEEAEADLVHRHRHVVFQPELVVRRSSDHHRG, encoded by the coding sequence ATGGCAACGGCAGGCATCAAGGAGGTCGCGCGGCGCGCCGGCGTGTCTCTCGGCACCGTCAGCAACGTGCTCAACCGGCCGAACAGCGTCGCGCCAGCCACCCGGCAGAGGGTCCTCGACGCCATAGCCGAGCTCGGCTATGTGCGCAACGACTCCGCCCGGCAGCTACGCGCCGGCCAGAGTCGCACCGTGGCGATCGTCGTGCTCGACGTGGCCAACCCGTTCTTCACCGACGTGGTCCACGGTGCCGAGCAGGTCATCGAGGAAGCCGGCGCGATGCTCATCGTCTGCAACAGCGGCGAGGACAGCGCCCGCGAACGCCGCCACCTCGAACTACTCGAAGAGCAGCGGGTACGCGGCGTCCTCATCACGCCCGTCGCGCACGGCGTCCAACCCAACCTCGAACGCCTGCACAACCGGGGCATCCCGGTGGTGCTGGTCGACCGCGGATCCGGGCAGGCGAGTCGCTGCTCGGTGGCCGTGGACGACCTCCTCGGCGGCCGGCTGGCCATGGAGCACCTGCTGGATCAGGGCCACCGGCGCATCGCGTACGCCGGAGGCCCCTTCTCGATCCCCCAGGTGGCCGACCGGCATGCCGGCGCCGCCGCGGCGTTGACCGAGCGTGCCGTCGCCACCGAACTGCACGTGGCGAGCACGGGCAGCCTGACGGTGGCCGCCGGTCGGCGCGCGGCCGAGGAACTGCTGACCCTGCCCGCCGGGCACCGGCCCACTGCGGTGATCTGCGCCAACGACCTGATCGCCCTCGGCGTCCTGCAACAGTTGACCGAACGCGGGCTACGGGTGCCCGACGACGTGGCGATCGTCGGATACGACGACATCGAGTTCGCCGGTGCGGCGGCGGTGCCGCTGTCGTCGGTCCGTCAGCCCCGCGAGCAGCTTGGCCGCACGGCGGCGCTGCTGCTGCTCGAGGAGGCCGAAGCGGACCTGGTGCACCGCCACCGGCACGTCGTCTTCCAGCCCGAACTGGTTGTACGCCGCTCCAGCGATCACCACCGCGGCTGA
- a CDS encoding TetR/AcrR family transcriptional regulator translates to MTSVDGRRRRGDATRRTAARSAAMTATVSGLDSVTVGGLAASTGLSKSGILTVFGSREAILLAAVAEARQIYIDTVIAPGWGSQPGRDRLHAVVDSWFSCLRRRVFPGGCFITATSSEYGHRDGPVADAIRKLKREWLDLIESELSIAGSADPPGDAFRIDAFLSAANTRFQLFDDETALERGRHLAFEVIDRTS, encoded by the coding sequence GTGACTTCCGTGGATGGTCGGCGCCGCCGTGGCGATGCCACCCGGCGCACCGCTGCCCGCAGCGCCGCGATGACGGCGACGGTCAGCGGGCTGGACTCGGTGACGGTCGGCGGACTCGCCGCCTCGACCGGGTTGAGCAAGAGCGGGATCCTCACGGTGTTCGGCAGCCGCGAGGCCATTTTGCTCGCCGCCGTCGCCGAAGCACGCCAGATCTACATCGACACCGTGATCGCCCCCGGTTGGGGATCGCAGCCGGGACGGGATCGATTGCACGCGGTCGTGGACTCGTGGTTCTCGTGCCTACGCCGCAGGGTCTTCCCGGGCGGGTGCTTCATCACGGCGACATCCAGCGAGTACGGCCACCGGGACGGCCCGGTCGCCGATGCGATCCGCAAACTGAAGCGGGAATGGCTGGATCTGATCGAGTCCGAGCTGTCGATCGCGGGCTCCGCCGATCCGCCCGGCGACGCGTTCCGCATCGACGCGTTCCTCAGCGCCGCCAACACCCGGTTCCAGTTGTTCGACGACGAGACCGCGCTCGAACGCGGACGACACCTCGCGTTCGAGGTCATCGACCGGACCTCCTGA
- a CDS encoding acyl-CoA thioesterase: MSIDVTDGVVTRQRVYLDDLDGFGVLHHAGYAVLFDRAVIDYWLEAGWKPDPRESVQVVRELTITYHAPIVGMCDVDVHFWVERAGRTSVTYRFEVLSTTHAVRHAEGSRVLVNLDPDSLRPVPLTDTMWEIAGPLLGRGVARPES; encoded by the coding sequence ATGAGCATCGACGTCACCGACGGCGTTGTCACGCGCCAGCGCGTGTACCTTGACGATCTTGATGGTTTCGGCGTCCTGCATCACGCCGGCTATGCCGTGCTGTTCGACCGGGCCGTGATCGACTACTGGCTGGAAGCCGGCTGGAAGCCGGACCCACGCGAATCGGTCCAGGTGGTACGGGAGCTGACAATCACCTACCACGCCCCGATCGTCGGGATGTGCGATGTCGACGTGCACTTCTGGGTCGAGCGGGCGGGGCGGACCAGCGTCACCTACCGCTTCGAGGTGCTGTCGACCACGCACGCCGTCCGCCATGCCGAGGGAAGCCGGGTGCTGGTGAACCTCGACCCGGACTCGCTGCGCCCGGTCCCGTTGACCGACACGATGTGGGAGATCGCCGGCCCGCTGCTGGGCCGGGGAGTCGCCCGCCCGGAGAGCTGA